Proteins co-encoded in one Syngnathoides biaculeatus isolate LvHL_M chromosome 22, ASM1980259v1, whole genome shotgun sequence genomic window:
- the kcng3 gene encoding potassium voltage-gated channel subfamily G member 3, whose translation MKFGKSICVLNVGGTRYAFTRDVIRDFPLRRVSRLHACASEKEVLELCDDYDRERNEFFFDRHAQAFVFIMLYVRSGKLRFVPGVCELSFYSEMLYWGLESAHLDSCCQKRLDERLSEVGLSEVGLSEQVVDVAAVEDARSLVGEPVAVMQLTRRAKWMERARRAFEEPNSSLGAQLLATVSVVFVIVSMVMLCASTLPDWDTAKRNTVEEHRIVEAVCIGWFTAECILRFLVARDKWDFLRRPLNIIDVVAITPYYVTMAMARAGMPGAGLGVAGVFLRVLRMMRVFWLMKLARHFLGLQTLGLTLRRCYREMVMLMVFVCVAMAIYSALAQLLEHGLDLGARNQDYASIPAAAWWVIISMTTVGYGDVYPITVGGRVLGGMCVVSGIVLLALPITFIYHSFVQCYHELRLRSARYARSLSTEMLH comes from the exons ATGAAGTTCGGGAAGAGCATCTGCGTGCTGAACGTCGGGGGGACCCGCTACGCCTTCACCCGCGACGTGATCCGGGATTTCCCTCTGAGGCGCGTCAGCCGCCTCCATGCGTGCGCCAGCGAGAAGGAAGTCCTGGAACTGTGCGACGACTACGACCGCGAGCGCAACGAGTTCTTCTTCGACCGCCACGCGCAGGCTTTCGTCTTCATCATGCTCTACGTGCGCTCCGGTAAACTGCGCTTCGTGCCCGGCGTGTGCGAGTTGTCCTTCTACAGCGAGATGCTCTACTGGGGCCTGGAGAGCGCGCACTTGGACTCCTGCTGCCAGAAGCGCCTGGACGAGCGGTTGTCCGAAGTCGGGCTGTCCGAGGTCGGACTCTCCGAGCAGGTGGTGGACGTCGCCGCCGTGGAGGACGCACGGAGTCTGGTGGGCGAACCGGTGGCGGTGATGCAGCTCACCCGGCGCGCCAAGTGGATGGAGAGGGCGCGCAGGGCGTTCGAGGAGCCCAACTCGTCGCTCGGGGCGCAGCTGCTGGCCACCGTGTCCGTGGTCTTCGTCATCGTGTCCATGGTCATGCTGTGCGCCAGTACGCTGCCCGACTGGGACACTGCAAAGAGAAACACAGTAGAGGAGCACAG GATAGTGGAGGCCGTCTGCATCGGCTGGTTCACGGCCGAGTGCATCCTGCGCTTCCTGGTGGCGCGGGACAAGTGGGACTTCCTCCGGCGGCCGCTCAATATCATCGACGTGGTGGCCATCACGCCGTACTACGTCACCATGGCGATGGCCCGGGCGGGGATGCCAGGTGCCGGGCTCGGCGTGGCGGGCGTGTTCCTGCGCGTGCTGCGGATGATGCGAGTGTTCTGGCTCATGAAGCTGGCCCGGCACTTCCTGGGCCTGCAGACGCTGGGGCTGACGCTGCGACGCTGCTACCGAGAGATGGTGATGCTGATGGTGTTTGTCTGCGTCGCCATGGCAATCTACAGCGCCCTGGCACAGTTGCTGGAGCACGGCTTGGACCTGGGCGCGCGCAACCAGGATTACGCCAGCATTCCCGCCGCCGCCTGGTGGGTCATCATCTCCATGACGACGGTAGGCTACGGGGACGTGTACCCCATCACCGTCGGGGGGCGTGTTCTCGGGGGGATGTGCGTGGTGAGCGGCATCGTCCTCCTGGCGCTGCCCATCACGTTCATCTACCACAGTTTTGTACAGTGCTACCACGAACTCAGACTGCGCTCGGCCAGGTACGCTCGCAGCCTCTCTACGGAAATGCTGCACTGA